The Natronomonas salsuginis genome includes a region encoding these proteins:
- a CDS encoding tripartite tricarboxylate transporter TctB family protein: MTADDAHVTLPTITLRNRRFDLHIDTGELLFPLLVLLFCSAYFLETRGLPNESLLYADPLLYATAVVAVVTIGGHAVSIDTGADGEPTRSRSESRRSVVWGVESAVAEREHPQGRTDAPAEKHGDSDASPASKEATEKSHFNVRSSIGLLLLSTGYVLALYVVPFALATAPFLAAAVILFGERNRLRVIAYSVGCTLLLWLVFIFWLRVPLP; encoded by the coding sequence ATGACAGCCGACGACGCACACGTCACGCTCCCGACGATCACGCTCCGAAACCGCCGGTTCGATCTCCACATCGACACCGGCGAGTTGCTGTTTCCGCTGCTCGTACTCCTCTTTTGCTCGGCGTATTTCCTCGAGACGCGTGGATTGCCGAACGAATCCCTGCTGTACGCCGACCCGCTCCTATACGCGACTGCGGTGGTAGCGGTGGTCACGATAGGTGGACACGCGGTGTCGATCGACACCGGTGCCGACGGTGAGCCGACGCGATCACGATCCGAGTCGAGGCGATCGGTCGTCTGGGGGGTCGAAAGCGCCGTCGCCGAGCGGGAACACCCACAGGGCCGAACCGATGCTCCGGCGGAGAAACACGGCGACAGTGATGCGTCGCCGGCCTCAAAAGAAGCGACCGAGAAGTCACACTTCAACGTCCGATCGTCGATCGGATTGTTGCTCCTCTCCACCGGATACGTGCTCGCGTTGTACGTCGTCCCGTTCGCGCTCGCGACGGCCCCGTTTCTCGCGGCGGCCGTGATCCTCTTCGGCGAACGTAACCGACTCCGGGTCATCGCCTACTCGGTCGGCTGTACGCTCCTGCTGTGGCTCGTATTCATCTTCTGGCTCAGGGTGCCGCTTCCATGA
- a CDS encoding ATP-grasp domain-containing protein, with amino-acid sequence MTDNLKIILTACGCPGASTLIRMLKEVPDRDITIIGTDTDEEAVGRFLVDDFYQVPHGQSDEYIPAMLSIVETEEPDVLFPESTFEVHPLAEHREKFESLGTEVVVSDPEAIQTANNKFEMYQAISEQTDVDLPEYSLVQSHEEFRAAADELGYPDEPIVFKPPVGKGSRGVRIIDPEVDRRELLLEEKPNSLYIDMEEVEQIFADKPFPELLVMEYVGGEEETADSLCLRGDELLTSFKTVEDARWGVIVRGELVERPELLTMTQKILDAIPLSYCVNLQFIDGKLIEINPRVSTFIYQRDFLQAYLAIQLALDEVSNEDVRSYRDDIDYGRRMVRYMDQVFHTDGNRLL; translated from the coding sequence ATGACGGATAATCTGAAAATCATCCTGACCGCCTGTGGATGCCCCGGCGCATCCACGTTGATTCGGATGCTGAAGGAGGTTCCGGATAGAGACATAACGATCATCGGGACCGATACCGACGAGGAAGCGGTGGGTCGATTTCTGGTCGACGATTTCTATCAGGTTCCTCACGGCCAATCCGACGAATACATCCCCGCGATGTTGTCCATCGTCGAGACCGAGGAACCGGACGTGCTTTTTCCGGAGTCGACGTTCGAAGTCCATCCACTCGCGGAACACCGGGAGAAGTTTGAGTCTCTCGGGACCGAAGTCGTCGTCTCCGATCCGGAGGCAATCCAGACGGCCAACAACAAATTCGAGATGTACCAGGCGATCTCCGAACAGACCGACGTAGATCTGCCAGAGTACTCTCTAGTCCAGAGCCACGAGGAATTCCGCGCGGCCGCCGATGAACTGGGCTATCCCGACGAACCGATCGTGTTCAAACCGCCCGTTGGGAAGGGGAGCCGGGGCGTCCGAATTATCGATCCCGAAGTCGACCGTCGCGAACTCCTGTTAGAAGAGAAACCTAACAGTCTCTATATCGACATGGAAGAGGTTGAGCAAATCTTCGCCGACAAACCATTCCCCGAACTGCTCGTCATGGAGTACGTCGGCGGCGAAGAGGAGACAGCCGACTCCCTCTGTCTGCGGGGCGACGAACTCCTGACATCGTTCAAAACCGTCGAGGACGCACGCTGGGGCGTCATCGTCCGTGGCGAGCTGGTCGAACGACCGGAGCTGCTGACGATGACGCAAAAAATTCTGGACGCGATTCCACTCAGCTACTGCGTCAATTTACAGTTCATCGACGGAAAGTTGATAGAGATTAATCCTCGGGTGTCGACATTCATTTATCAACGGGATTTCCTACAGGCATATCTCGCGATACAACTCGCGCTGGACGAGGTCTCAAATGAGGACGTCCGAAGCTATCGAGACGATATCGACTACGGACGACGGATGGTCAGGTATATGGATCAAGTCTTTCATACGGACGGTAACCGACTACTATGA
- a CDS encoding tripartite tricarboxylate transporter permease, with protein MIGVVAPASILGGLSVLADPAVILAICLGVALGIVFGAIPGFSATMTIILFTPVTIPFDPAPALIFLVSAYGGAVYGGSIPSILINTPGAPGSVVTCWDGYEFTKRGQAVYALAVSAIVSGLAGVIAAMFLLVVGPAMASFALDFGPPQMFLLAVFALTIIPAAKGSSLQKALLGGAFGLLVATIGSDPQRAQPRATFGVTILRDGVDFVVVLIGLFVLAEMLQLALRGTVKRDAVGIEGGVDQIKMAARAVIDRPVAFLRGTLIGTFIGSLPGAGADVANFVSYNEARRWASADRKDEFGTGIIEGVIAADSSNNATQGGALIPTLTLGIPGSGSTAALLGAIAIHGLQPGPGLFDRSGAIVYAMILSLFVGNVLILVYGIPGSRYFGKLAYTPPKYIIPAVVVLAVVGGFAVRNSLFDLWFVLLFGLLGVLFVKYDYPLVSPVLGVILGEIAESGFVTGWLLHGGDPMSFLFSSSVSLLLLGLILASVLVTALQN; from the coding sequence ATGATCGGGGTCGTCGCACCGGCGTCTATCCTGGGCGGCCTCTCCGTGTTAGCAGATCCGGCAGTGATACTCGCGATCTGTCTCGGCGTCGCGCTGGGAATCGTGTTCGGGGCGATCCCGGGGTTTTCGGCGACGATGACGATCATCCTGTTCACGCCCGTCACGATCCCGTTCGATCCCGCGCCGGCGCTGATCTTCTTGGTCTCGGCGTACGGCGGGGCCGTCTACGGGGGATCGATTCCGTCGATTCTCATCAACACGCCCGGAGCACCGGGATCGGTCGTCACGTGCTGGGACGGCTACGAGTTCACGAAGCGCGGGCAGGCGGTCTACGCGCTCGCAGTCTCGGCGATCGTCTCCGGGCTCGCCGGCGTGATCGCGGCGATGTTTCTCCTCGTCGTCGGGCCGGCGATGGCGTCGTTCGCGCTCGATTTCGGTCCGCCGCAGATGTTCCTCTTGGCGGTGTTCGCACTCACGATCATTCCGGCCGCGAAGGGCTCCTCGCTTCAGAAGGCGCTGCTCGGCGGGGCGTTCGGGTTACTCGTCGCGACCATCGGAAGCGATCCGCAGCGGGCCCAACCCCGTGCGACCTTCGGAGTAACCATCCTTCGGGACGGCGTGGATTTCGTCGTCGTCCTCATCGGCCTGTTCGTCCTGGCGGAGATGTTACAGTTGGCCCTCCGCGGGACCGTCAAACGGGACGCAGTCGGGATCGAGGGAGGCGTCGACCAGATCAAAATGGCCGCACGGGCGGTGATCGATCGGCCTGTCGCCTTCCTTCGGGGGACGCTCATCGGGACATTCATCGGTTCGCTTCCAGGGGCGGGCGCGGACGTGGCCAACTTCGTCTCGTACAACGAGGCGCGTCGATGGGCGAGTGCTGACCGCAAAGACGAGTTCGGGACGGGAATCATCGAGGGCGTCATTGCCGCGGATTCGAGCAACAACGCGACCCAAGGCGGGGCGCTCATTCCGACGCTCACGCTCGGTATCCCCGGCAGCGGCTCGACGGCCGCGCTGTTAGGGGCGATCGCGATTCACGGGTTACAGCCGGGGCCGGGGCTGTTCGATCGATCCGGAGCCATCGTCTACGCGATGATCCTCTCGCTTTTCGTCGGGAACGTACTCATACTCGTCTACGGGATCCCCGGCTCGCGGTATTTCGGAAAACTCGCGTACACGCCGCCGAAGTATATCATCCCCGCTGTGGTCGTGTTGGCCGTCGTCGGCGGATTTGCCGTTCGAAACTCCCTGTTTGATCTGTGGTTCGTGCTACTGTTCGGCTTGCTCGGCGTCCTCTTCGTCAAGTACGACTATCCACTCGTGAGCCCGGTTCTCGGTGTGATATTGGGCGAAATCGCGGAATCTGGCTTTGTCACGGGGTGGCTCCTCCACGGAGGCGATCCGATGAGTTTCCTCTTCAGCAGTTCTGTATCCCTGCTGTTGCTCGGACTGATACTCGCATCGGTTCTCGTTACAGCGTTACAAAACTGA
- a CDS encoding DUF58 domain-containing protein, translating into MDLTRRSWVLAATGLTLAALAVLFARSQLLYGAAAVGAFLMYRQLRYLDAVRMVGDTLAVEQSVTSNHVDTDGETVVTLSARLSRPTPLGVTVTAIPPLFADGPAMEERTIHIEAGDRSTETTFDVNWPVVGRGTFSAPQVTTEDRFGLFRSAFERGTEPTVTVDPRIPRNVHIGEGGTQVTAAFGGHRSDRHGRGIDPAELRQYVPGDSVSNIDWKATARLDYPHVREYEVETDQQTILFVDQRGSMGVGSEGRTKLDYLREVALTVVGNAQRLSDPLGVAGIGPEGTTRWNSPSTDPAAYDAARTTLHDLEAIGTPDGDPSDEHTHSVSASRRKATLLAGDGSQFSSRIRPFLDDASGYVQQLAAEPLFETVRTRLTQLSSGSWILLFADDTARAELREAAKLGANEGAGVVVFMTPSVLFERDGLVDLDTAYDEYVDFEEFRRELSRIDGVSAFEVAPSDRIEAVLTAGRRRR; encoded by the coding sequence ATGGACTTGACGCGTCGATCCTGGGTGCTCGCCGCCACCGGCTTGACACTCGCGGCGCTGGCGGTACTCTTCGCTCGGTCGCAATTGCTCTACGGTGCGGCTGCAGTCGGCGCGTTCTTGATGTATCGACAGCTCCGGTATCTCGATGCCGTTCGGATGGTCGGTGACACACTTGCCGTCGAGCAATCGGTCACGAGCAATCACGTTGACACGGACGGTGAAACTGTCGTCACCCTCTCCGCCCGACTCTCACGGCCGACTCCACTTGGGGTTACTGTGACTGCAATCCCACCGCTGTTCGCGGATGGGCCAGCCATGGAGGAACGAACGATCCACATCGAAGCGGGAGATCGATCGACCGAGACGACGTTCGACGTTAATTGGCCAGTCGTCGGCCGAGGGACGTTTTCTGCACCGCAGGTCACGACTGAGGACCGCTTTGGACTGTTCCGATCGGCGTTCGAACGTGGCACGGAACCGACCGTCACCGTCGATCCACGGATCCCACGGAACGTACATATCGGCGAAGGTGGAACGCAGGTCACAGCGGCGTTCGGCGGCCATCGATCTGACAGGCATGGGAGGGGAATCGATCCAGCCGAACTCCGCCAGTACGTCCCGGGCGACTCAGTCAGTAATATCGATTGGAAAGCCACAGCTCGGCTCGATTACCCGCACGTCCGCGAATACGAGGTCGAAACCGACCAGCAGACGATCCTGTTCGTCGATCAGCGCGGATCGATGGGTGTCGGATCTGAAGGACGAACGAAGCTCGATTATCTCCGCGAAGTGGCGCTGACCGTCGTCGGCAACGCACAGAGACTTTCAGACCCGCTTGGGGTCGCCGGGATCGGCCCCGAAGGCACGACGCGTTGGAACTCACCGAGTACGGACCCTGCAGCCTATGACGCTGCTCGAACGACTCTCCACGACCTCGAAGCGATTGGTACGCCAGATGGTGATCCATCGGATGAACACACCCACAGCGTTAGTGCGAGTCGTCGGAAGGCGACACTACTGGCCGGCGACGGCTCACAGTTCAGCTCACGGATCCGCCCGTTTTTGGATGATGCGAGCGGCTACGTCCAGCAGTTGGCTGCCGAGCCGTTGTTCGAGACTGTCCGAACGCGTTTGACACAGCTTTCGAGCGGCTCCTGGATTCTGCTTTTCGCCGATGACACCGCTCGTGCAGAGCTTCGTGAAGCCGCCAAACTCGGGGCCAACGAAGGGGCCGGTGTCGTCGTCTTCATGACTCCCTCCGTGCTTTTCGAGCGGGATGGGCTCGTCGATCTCGATACTGCCTACGACGAGTACGTCGACTTCGAGGAGTTCCGTCGGGAGCTTTCGCGCATCGACGGAGTTTCGGCGTTCGAAGTCGCTCCCAGTGACCGAATCGAAGCGGTACTCACCGCCGGCCGCCGCCGTCGGTGA
- a CDS encoding MFS transporter, which produces MGKVTDDRTGVYEDTAAFLDERDDGERVVEALLAVGDGAETWEFDDVELDSGTFGEVVSSDIVEKVDGAYHIVDREAVRAALEGEAFVDANEGDAGFTVDFDVEWPTVAGLVGALVVLVAARTFHYKSVFVEGRVVSPGNDPYFFRYWQEQLIAQSSGPFDFGVLVNPPWDDGSFNQRPLTHATNWWFTELLGGDQWAADMVAAFLPLVFTIILAIALYYLALLLTRDYRVGVASVLVLALAPVHANYTGLGLLHHRYNQYLWFGLILVTLAWLGVDFTRRREMVGTDEAISGHLNARKTWLVAFAFGLVFAAWTHSWGGSLELFVGLGAFVGLRVSMDVRDGVSPGRVNLPLVFGFGVGAALAMALHLGLGWHGIPAPALAVVTFLGVVGVVGLGELWAKQGWSARSLLVVQPVIAVVGVVGALLAVGEIQAVVDRVLRSIGPSSAPSWQVSTQSQSLYSADLFYLYGPVAHIGIEFYIGLAMLAWCLYYVYREYDPAWLLISVLTVHYVIVAGILARFAGRLVIVISVLSSLGVVYLLSVVDLAREPVLFERMGGRQMGEKVGSAVRSLELRRAGLIFGVVLLVSSASLLYLPTMMGQITHDRAHVETAMEISEHAESLDREYPENHVLAPWAEYRMYNYYVSGESADESLGRYVYTPLFVDESIDERLEWLDDRIGYLVLADPPVSIPEKRAQPRLTDQLGVPDDRFESLERYRLIYLNADANIALFSVVPGAHIELNGVERDITVAEAEVSVQDRTFTYSREVAVTDDGVANMTVPYPGTYEINGERVEVSERDVMHGNSISVGE; this is translated from the coding sequence ATGGGGAAAGTGACCGACGACCGCACGGGGGTGTACGAAGACACGGCAGCGTTTCTCGACGAGCGCGACGATGGCGAGCGCGTCGTCGAGGCGCTGTTGGCGGTCGGCGACGGGGCGGAGACGTGGGAGTTCGACGATGTCGAGCTTGATTCGGGAACGTTCGGGGAGGTCGTGTCATCGGATATCGTCGAGAAGGTCGACGGCGCGTATCACATTGTAGATCGGGAGGCCGTCCGGGCGGCACTGGAGGGTGAGGCGTTCGTGGACGCGAACGAGGGCGACGCCGGGTTCACCGTCGATTTCGACGTCGAGTGGCCCACCGTCGCGGGGCTCGTGGGCGCGCTCGTCGTGTTGGTGGCGGCGCGAACGTTTCACTACAAGTCGGTGTTCGTCGAAGGCCGCGTGGTGTCGCCGGGGAACGATCCGTACTTTTTCCGCTACTGGCAGGAACAGCTGATCGCACAGTCGTCGGGACCGTTCGATTTCGGCGTGCTGGTGAACCCACCCTGGGACGACGGCAGTTTCAATCAACGGCCGCTCACGCATGCGACGAACTGGTGGTTCACCGAACTGCTGGGCGGCGATCAGTGGGCGGCGGACATGGTGGCGGCGTTTTTGCCGTTGGTGTTTACAATCATTCTGGCAATCGCGCTGTACTATCTGGCGTTGCTGTTGACGCGGGATTATCGCGTCGGCGTCGCGTCGGTGTTGGTGCTGGCGCTCGCGCCGGTACACGCCAACTACACCGGCCTGGGATTGCTGCACCACCGATACAATCAGTATCTGTGGTTCGGACTGATTCTGGTGACACTCGCGTGGCTCGGGGTCGATTTCACGCGGCGTCGAGAGATGGTCGGGACGGATGAAGCGATCTCTGGACATCTGAACGCTCGGAAGACGTGGCTCGTCGCGTTCGCCTTCGGGCTGGTCTTCGCCGCGTGGACGCACTCGTGGGGCGGGTCGCTGGAGCTGTTCGTCGGGCTGGGAGCGTTCGTCGGGCTTCGGGTCTCTATGGACGTTCGAGACGGCGTGTCGCCGGGGCGTGTTAATTTGCCGCTTGTATTTGGATTCGGTGTCGGGGCAGCGTTGGCGATGGCGCTGCATCTCGGTCTGGGATGGCATGGGATTCCCGCACCGGCGCTGGCCGTGGTGACGTTTCTTGGCGTCGTCGGAGTCGTCGGGTTGGGGGAGCTGTGGGCGAAGCAGGGGTGGTCGGCTCGGTCGTTGCTCGTCGTGCAGCCGGTGATTGCGGTGGTCGGTGTCGTGGGGGCGCTGCTCGCCGTCGGAGAGATACAGGCGGTCGTAGACAGAGTTCTCCGAAGTATCGGACCGAGTTCGGCCCCGAGCTGGCAGGTGAGCACGCAAAGCCAGTCGCTGTACTCGGCGGATCTATTCTACCTGTACGGCCCGGTCGCGCACATCGGCATCGAATTCTACATCGGATTGGCGATGCTCGCGTGGTGTCTCTATTACGTGTATCGAGAGTACGACCCTGCCTGGTTGTTGATTTCGGTACTCACGGTACACTACGTGATCGTCGCCGGGATACTGGCGCGGTTTGCGGGTCGGTTAGTGATTGTTATTTCGGTGCTAAGTAGTCTCGGAGTCGTATATCTGCTGTCGGTCGTTGATTTGGCCCGAGAGCCCGTGCTGTTCGAGCGAATGGGGGGACGACAGATGGGGGAAAAAGTTGGGTCGGCAGTTAGATCGCTGGAGCTCCGTCGAGCCGGCTTGATTTTTGGGGTGGTATTGTTGGTGTCCAGCGCCAGTCTGTTGTACCTCCCGACGATGATGGGACAGATCACTCATGATCGAGCGCACGTCGAAACGGCGATGGAGATCTCCGAGCACGCCGAGTCGCTGGATCGGGAATATCCCGAGAACCACGTGCTTGCACCCTGGGCGGAGTATCGGATGTACAATTACTACGTAAGTGGAGAATCAGCAGATGAAAGTCTTGGACGATATGTATATACACCATTGTTTGTTGATGAGAGTATCGATGAGAGGTTAGAATGGCTCGATGACCGGATTGGGTATCTCGTTTTGGCAGACCCACCAGTGAGTATTCCCGAAAAGCGCGCTCAGCCCCGATTGACAGACCAACTTGGAGTACCCGATGATCGTTTCGAATCCCTCGAACGATACCGATTGATCTATCTCAATGCTGATGCCAATATCGCGCTCTTCTCTGTCGTTCCAGGTGCTCATATTGAACTTAACGGCGTTGAACGAGATATTACTGTTGCCGAAGCCGAGGTCTCCGTTCAAGATCGAACATTTACTTATTCGCGAGAAGTCGCAGTCACTGACGATGGCGTCGCAAACATGACAGTTCCGTATCCAGGA
- a CDS encoding PIG-L deacetylase family protein, producing MSTLSYDNVLALSPHTDDAELGAGGTLSKLKRSGANITVFGFSAPRDVNRTEFKASTDVLGVDEIEIFDFETRRFPSSRQDLLQLLYDYDQEYKPDLVLTPSTNDLHQDHQVVTEEAMRAFKSSTIFGYELPWNNIHFDQNCFVELEDIDLEIKLEMLRKYESQIDRRDYFEEDYLRGLVRTRGVQIGSQFAEGFEVIRLVMN from the coding sequence ATGAGTACACTGTCGTACGATAACGTTTTGGCGCTATCCCCACACACCGACGACGCCGAGTTGGGGGCCGGCGGAACGCTCTCGAAACTAAAACGGAGCGGGGCCAATATCACGGTATTCGGGTTTTCGGCACCCAGAGACGTGAATCGAACAGAGTTCAAAGCGTCGACCGATGTCTTGGGAGTCGACGAGATCGAAATATTTGATTTCGAGACCCGACGATTCCCCTCGAGTAGGCAGGATCTCCTTCAGTTGCTGTACGACTACGATCAAGAGTACAAACCGGACCTCGTGTTGACGCCGTCCACGAACGACTTACATCAGGATCATCAGGTCGTGACTGAGGAGGCGATGCGGGCTTTCAAAAGCTCGACCATCTTCGGCTACGAGCTTCCGTGGAACAACATCCACTTCGACCAGAACTGCTTCGTCGAGCTCGAGGATATCGATCTCGAGATAAAACTCGAGATGCTCCGAAAGTACGAATCGCAGATCGATCGTCGAGATTACTTCGAGGAGGACTACCTTCGAGGGCTTGTTCGGACTCGGGGGGTCCAGATCGGATCGCAGTTCGCCGAGGGGTTCGAAGTTATCCGTCTCGTCATGAACTGA
- a CDS encoding type II toxin-antitoxin system VapC family toxin, producing MSVFVDTGVFYAHHDVDADRHEDAVRVFDEILDGRYGQPYTSDYVLDEAITLTRARTGSFEAANSLAKRVCGTGPYPAVVELCHTVPDDVTETLDIYRRYADHDLSFTDAMTIRLCESRGFDVVCSFDSDFDGLVERVDPYG from the coding sequence ATGAGCGTGTTCGTCGATACGGGCGTGTTCTACGCTCACCACGACGTGGACGCCGACCGTCACGAGGATGCGGTCCGGGTCTTCGACGAGATCTTGGACGGCCGGTACGGACAGCCCTACACCAGCGACTACGTTCTCGACGAGGCGATCACACTCACTCGTGCTCGAACGGGATCGTTCGAGGCGGCGAATTCACTCGCCAAGCGGGTTTGCGGGACGGGTCCGTATCCAGCCGTCGTCGAGCTCTGTCACACGGTCCCAGATGATGTCACCGAGACGCTCGATATATACCGCCGATACGCCGACCACGATCTCAGTTTCACCGACGCGATGACGATTCGCCTCTGCGAATCGCGCGGATTCGACGTCGTTTGCAGCTTCGATTCGGACTTCGACGGTCTCGTCGAACGAGTCGATCCCTACGGTTGA
- a CDS encoding helix-turn-helix domain-containing protein — protein MWRDVQLAAGTEEFSSTLEAAINACGLTVKEFAKRHDLSESTLYKITSGDRTNVRVETLQSITAALREEEGYGGRTIGLITTRGACDRAPSSIEAGGETYTIKPLPAQTIEDEIIKGVQADRDGIDGIVCGPIAAVTLEQVVDVPVGGLQFTQDLIRESMTDFAGRLD, from the coding sequence ATGTGGCGAGACGTCCAGCTGGCGGCGGGGACCGAGGAGTTCAGTTCGACGTTGGAGGCGGCGATCAACGCGTGCGGCCTCACTGTCAAGGAGTTTGCCAAGCGGCACGACCTCTCGGAGAGCACGCTGTACAAGATCACGAGCGGGGATCGGACGAACGTCCGGGTCGAAACGCTGCAGTCGATCACGGCCGCGCTGCGCGAGGAGGAAGGGTACGGCGGGCGGACGATCGGCCTGATCACGACGAGGGGTGCCTGCGATCGGGCCCCGTCGAGCATCGAGGCGGGCGGCGAGACGTACACGATCAAACCGCTGCCAGCACAGACCATCGAAGACGAGATCATCAAGGGCGTGCAGGCGGATCGAGACGGGATCGACGGGATCGTCTGCGGGCCGATCGCGGCTGTAACGCTCGAGCAGGTCGTCGACGTTCCCGTCGGCGGACTGCAGTTCACCCAGGATCTCATACGGGAGTCGATGACGGACTTCGCGGGACGACTCGACTAA
- a CDS encoding Bug family tripartite tricarboxylate transporter substrate binding protein, translating to MSTNETHDRPTRRRLLQSVGIVGLTGLAGCQDIAGSGSDGSYPDGRIEVIVPWSQGGGTDRATRATTPTWAETLGADFVVQNYSGGSTQVGGERLYNADPDGYTVAMWNMPQMQATWLFQDAPYGMDDFDYVGTHHLDPTMWFAPPGSPYEDMAEFIEYARENEVTVGTTAAIGNTALSALLVEDTYDDLEFNLVNLEGGTPTRQATLAGDVDAAVNQPWAFNPDHVGDVIALGTHDSGGQELWPAPAFGELGLDEIPLVEEGFGQWKLIVAPGGLEDEYPDRYEALVDSYAEVFERDAFHARAEEQGGLDEILEYNDPESTATEVESYSEFMEEFEPLFDRF from the coding sequence ATGAGCACGAACGAAACACACGACCGTCCGACTCGCCGACGCCTGCTGCAGTCCGTCGGTATCGTCGGGTTGACGGGCCTCGCCGGTTGTCAGGACATCGCCGGATCCGGATCCGACGGGAGCTATCCGGACGGCCGGATCGAGGTCATCGTCCCCTGGTCACAGGGGGGCGGCACGGACCGCGCGACGAGAGCGACGACGCCCACGTGGGCCGAGACGCTTGGCGCCGACTTCGTCGTCCAGAACTACTCCGGCGGGTCGACGCAAGTCGGCGGGGAGCGACTGTACAACGCCGATCCGGACGGTTACACCGTCGCGATGTGGAACATGCCGCAGATGCAGGCGACGTGGCTCTTTCAGGACGCCCCCTACGGGATGGACGACTTCGACTACGTCGGCACCCACCACCTCGATCCGACGATGTGGTTCGCGCCGCCGGGGAGTCCCTACGAGGACATGGCCGAGTTCATCGAGTACGCCCGTGAGAACGAGGTCACCGTCGGGACCACCGCCGCCATCGGCAACACGGCGCTGTCCGCGCTGCTCGTCGAGGACACCTACGACGATCTCGAGTTCAACCTCGTTAACCTGGAAGGCGGGACGCCCACCCGACAGGCGACGCTCGCCGGGGACGTCGACGCCGCGGTCAATCAGCCGTGGGCGTTCAACCCCGATCACGTCGGCGACGTGATCGCCCTCGGCACGCACGACTCCGGAGGACAAGAGCTGTGGCCGGCACCCGCCTTTGGCGAGCTGGGACTCGACGAAATCCCACTCGTCGAGGAGGGATTCGGCCAGTGGAAACTGATCGTGGCCCCCGGGGGGCTCGAAGATGAGTACCCGGATCGCTACGAGGCGCTCGTGGATTCGTACGCCGAGGTGTTCGAGCGGGATGCGTTCCACGCCAGAGCGGAAGAACAAGGTGGCCTCGACGAGATTCTCGAGTACAACGATCCGGAATCGACGGCGACGGAAGTCGAAAGCTACTCCGAGTTCATGGAAGAGTTCGAACCGCTGTTCGATCGGTTCTGA
- a CDS encoding DUF1616 domain-containing protein — MGDDTGRDRSLRLLLPSQIRTLPADLAAVLILVLATNLAVLLPFVNRTPLRIAFGLPFLLFLPGYAFIAALFPEQGSAPGHSGEDTERAANLGGRGIDGVERVALSMGLSIAIVPSVGLVLNFTPFGIRLVPVLVGVSAITVGFVALAAARRKALPEAERFRVPYEEWLEAGRAEIFEPETRLDGLLNVALACSIVLAVGVVGFAIMVPPDGESFTEFYLLGEDDDGELVIDNYPEEFVVGESQSVVVGIGNHENQPMDYTIVVQLQEVEISGNETTVVERRELDRFDSPSIADNETWQTEHDITPTMTGEDLRVQYLLYRDSVPGTPTVENAYRDNHLWVDVSEV; from the coding sequence ATGGGTGACGATACTGGGCGAGATCGGTCGCTTCGACTGTTGTTGCCCAGTCAGATCCGTACGCTGCCGGCGGATTTGGCGGCGGTGCTCATTCTCGTTTTGGCGACGAATCTGGCCGTATTGCTGCCGTTCGTGAATCGGACGCCGCTTCGCATCGCGTTCGGACTGCCGTTTCTGCTGTTTTTACCCGGCTACGCGTTCATCGCGGCGCTGTTTCCGGAACAGGGGTCAGCACCGGGTCACAGCGGCGAGGATACCGAACGCGCCGCGAACCTGGGTGGGCGCGGCATCGACGGCGTCGAGCGCGTCGCGCTATCGATGGGGCTTTCGATCGCGATCGTGCCGTCGGTCGGACTGGTGTTGAATTTCACGCCCTTCGGAATCCGATTGGTGCCGGTTTTGGTCGGCGTGAGCGCGATTACGGTCGGGTTCGTTGCGCTGGCGGCAGCGAGACGGAAGGCGCTCCCGGAAGCCGAGCGCTTTCGGGTGCCCTACGAAGAGTGGCTCGAAGCCGGGCGGGCGGAGATATTCGAGCCGGAGACGCGCCTCGATGGGCTGTTGAACGTCGCGCTCGCCTGCAGCATCGTGTTGGCCGTTGGTGTCGTGGGATTCGCGATCATGGTACCGCCCGATGGCGAATCGTTCACGGAGTTTTATTTGCTGGGCGAAGACGACGACGGCGAGTTGGTGATCGACAACTATCCAGAGGAGTTCGTCGTTGGCGAGTCACAGTCGGTGGTCGTCGGGATCGGCAATCACGAAAACCAGCCGATGGACTATACGATCGTCGTGCAACTGCAGGAGGTCGAGATATCCGGAAACGAGACGACCGTCGTCGAGCGACGGGAACTCGATCGGTTCGACTCGCCGTCGATCGCGGACAACGAAACGTGGCAAACCGAGCACGATATCACGCCGACGATGACAGGAGAGGACCTTCGGGTGCAGTACCTGCTATATCGCGACTCGGTTCCGGGGACGCCGACCGTCGAGAACGCCTACCGAGACAACCACCTGTGGGTCGACGTATCCGAAGTGTGA